One window from the genome of Haliaeetus albicilla chromosome 26, bHalAlb1.1, whole genome shotgun sequence encodes:
- the PIK3C2B gene encoding phosphatidylinositol 4-phosphate 3-kinase C2 domain-containing subunit beta → MSATHGNGEHWKSLESVGISRKELALAEALQMEYDALSRLRQDKEENRAKQRGDRPLISWDDPAERNGCAGIKAARGLSGSDPMLSYNVPLAPEGPPAPGPPPGPSPPRPDPQPWLKGPLAGDYLYIFEGSGGDFLGEPLNGTSPHDGGGSSPKKLSPPPLPPRNSLWSSSEGTQRSGKGSPPSSKGPQPRDINMFSAAHERAHGKLLGRRISEEDPYGIADYGGINDAITCLNLKSTYESEVLREAARGWKEGRSIFEKESSGKPVARSKTMPPQVPPRTYVSRFGNRKNLAPNKNRRISVDPVAPRPHSFANGYELFEVSEERDEEVAAFCHMLDVLRSGYSTKDYSLTGLVWSAVNLSPEQLGHGVSLKVTVVCDSLREPLTFTCDCSSTVDLLIYQALCYTHDELHTIDVEDFVLKICGLEEFLQNKHVLGSHEYIQHCRKFDIDIRLQLMKRKGVRSDLARTANDDQSPSTLNHYIHLQERPIKQTISRQALSLLFDTFHNEVDAFLAAEGDFPLKAERVIQSVMAICNALAAVESQEITAALNQMPPCPSRMQPKIQKDPNVLAKRENRERIVESLTAAILNLVELYCSTFNADFQTAVHGSREHGVVQEARLLSCPLSFTVYATHRIPITWAASYEDFYLSCSLSHGGKELCSPLLTRKAHVYKYLFHLIIWDQQICFPIQVNRLPRETLLSVTLFAVPIPPPGSSSDASKQRRVPEALGWVTTPLFNFRQVLTCGRKLLGLWPATQDNSRARSSAPNFNQPDSVILQIDFPTSAFEVKFTSPPAAEFSPKYEFGSLGEEDQCKLREAMQKKSLYWLMDADRKRLWEKRYYCHAAPGALPMLLASAPSWEWACLPDIYALLSQWTYMSHQDALGLLHATFPDQEVRRTAVQWIDSISDTELLDYLPQLVQALKYECYLDSPLVRFLMKRAICDLKITHYFFWLLKDGLKDSQFSIRYQYLLAALLCCCGKGLREEFDRQCLLVSTLARLAQQVRDAAPSARQGILREGLEDVKQFFKANGSCRLPLSPSLLVKGIVPRDCSYFNSNAVPLKLSFQNVDPLGENIRVIFKCGDDLRQDMLTLQMIRIMNKIWVQEGLDMRMVIFRCFSTGRGRGMVEMIPNAETLRKIQVEHGVTGSFKDRPLADWLQKHNPEEDEYEKAVENFIYSCAGCCVATYVLGICDRHNDNIMLKTTGHMFHIDFGRFLGHAQMFGNIKRDRAPFVFTSDMAYVINGGDKPSSRFHDFVDLCCQAYNLIRKHTHLFLNLLGLMLSCGIPELSDLEDLKYVYDALRPQDSDADATTYFTRLIESSLGSVATKLNFFIHNLAQMKFTGSDARPTLSFAPRTHTIKTSGRIHDVFLCRHERVFNPSKGYTYIVKVQRESPGEVAFVQRTFEEFQELHNKLRLLFPSSLLPSFPSRFIIGRSRGEAVAERRKEELNGYIWHLIHAAPEVAECDLIYTFFHPLPRDEKAAGTNPTPKPADATWARPVGKVGGEVKLSISYKNNKLFIMVMHIRGLPPLQDGNDPDPYVKTYLLPDPQKTTKRKTKVARKTCNPTYNEMLVYDGIPRGDLQQRELRLSVLSEEGFWENILLGEVGIRLRDLDLAQEKMGWFALGSRGHGTL, encoded by the exons ATGTCCGCCACGCACGGCAATGGGGAGCACTGGAAGTCCCTGGAGTCGGTGGGCATCAGCCGAAAGGAGCTGGCGCTGGCAGAGGCGCTGCAGATGGAGTACGACGCGCTCTCCCGCTTGCGGCAGGACAAGGAGGAGAACCGGGCCAAGCAGCGGGGAGACCGGCCCCTCATCTCCTGGGACGATCCCGCCGAGAGGAACGGCTGTGCCGGCATCAAAGCAGCACGTGGCCTCTCCGGTTCCGACCCCATGCTCAGCTACAACGTCCCGCTGGCCCCCGAGGGTCCCCCCGCGCCCGGACCTCCAcctggccccagccccccccggccggacccccagccctggctgaaGGGACCCCTGGCTGGGGACTATCTCTACATCTTCGAGGGGTCGGGGGGGGACTTCCTCGGGGAGCCCCTCAACGGCACCTCGCCCCACGACGGCGGGGGCAGCTCCCCCAAAAAGCTCTCAccgcccccgctgcccccccggAACTCTCTCTGGAGCTCCTCCGAGGGCACCCAGCGCTCGGGAAAGGGGTCCCCCCCATCTTCCAAAGGACCCCAGCCCAGGGACATCAACATGTTCTCAGCGGCCCACGAGCGGGCTCACGGCAAGCTGCTCGGCCGCCGCATCTCTGAGGAGGACCCCTACGGCATCGCCGACTACGGCGGCATCAACGATGCCATCACCTGCCTCAACCTGAAGTCCACCTACGAGTCGGAGGTGCTGCGGGAAGCTGCCCGTGGctggaaggagggcaggagcatCTTCGAGAAGGAATCGAGCGGCAAGCCGGTGGCACGGAGCAAGACCATgcccccccaggtccccccGCGGACATACGTCTCCCGTTTTGGCAACCGGAAAAATCTGGCACCGAACAAGAACCGCAGGATCTCCGTCGACCCG GTTGCCCCCCGGCCGCATTCCTTCGCCAACGGCTACGAGCTCTTTGAAGTCTCCGAGGAGCGGGATGAGGAGGTGGCTGCTTTCTGCCACATGCTGGATGT GCTGCGGTCCGGCTACAGCACCAAGGACTATTCCCTCACCGGCTTGGTGTGGAGTGCCGTCAACCTCAGCCCCGAGCAGCTGGGCCACGGCGTCAGCCTGAAGGTGACGGTGGTGTGTGACAGCCTGCGGGAGCCCCTCACCTTCACCTGCGACT GCTCCTCCACCGTGGACCTGCTCATCTACCAGGCACTGTGCTACACGCACGACGAGCTGCACACTATTGACGTCGAGGACTTCGTCCTCAAAATCTGCGGCTTGGAGGAGTTCCTGCAGAA CAAACACGTACTGGGCAGCCATGAGTACATCCAGCACTGCAGGAAATTTGACATCGACATCCGCCTGCAGCTGATGAAGAGGAAGGGGGTGCGCAGCGACCTGGCCCGGACG GCGAACGATGACCAGAGCCCCTCCACCCTCAACCATTACATCCACCTGCAGGAGAGACCCATCAAGCAGACCATCAGCAG GCAGGCCCTCAGTCTCCTTTTTGACACCTTCCACAATGAGGTGGATGCTTTCCTGGCAGCCGAG GGAGACTTCCCGCTGAAGGCAGAACGGGTGATCCAGTCGGTCATGGCCATCTGCAACGCCCTGGCTGCCGTGGAGTCCCAGGAGATCACGGCAGCCCTCAACCAGatgcccccctgcccctcccgcATGCAGCCCAAAATCCAGAAG GATCCAAATGTTCTGGCCAAGAGGGAAAATCGAG AGAGGATCGTGGAGAGCCTGACGGCTGCCATCCTCAACCTGGTTGAGCTCTACTGCAGCACCTTCAACGCCGACTTCCAGACGGCCGTGCACGGGAGCCGGGAGCACGGCGTGGTGCAGGAGGCTCGCCTGCTCTCCTGCCCGCTCTCCTTCACCGTCTACGCCACGCACCGCATCCCCATCACCTGGGCTGCCAG CTACGAAGATTTCTACCTCTCCTGCTCCCTCAGCCATGGTGGCAAGGAGCTGTGCAGTCCCCTGCTCACCAGGAAGGCCCACGTCTACAAATACCTCTTCCACCTCATCATATGGGACCAGCA GATCTGCTTCCCCATCCAGGTGAACCGTCTGCCGCGGGAGACGCTGCTCAGCGTCACGCTCTTCGCTGTGCCCATCCCACCCCCGGGGAGCTCCTCTGACGCCAGCAAGCAGCGGCGGGTCCCCGAGGCCCTGGGCTGGGTGACCACCCCCCTCTTCAACTTCAGGCA ggTCCTGACCTGTGGGCGAAAGCTCCTGGGCTTGTGGCCGGCGACCCAGGACAACTCCAGAGCCAGGTCGAGTGCCCCCAACTTCAACCAGCCCGACAGTGTCATCCTGCAG aTTGACTTCCCCACCTCCGCCTTCGAGGTGAAGTTCACCAGCCCGCCAGCGGCCGAATTCAGCCCCAAGTACGAGTTCGGCAGCCTGGGGGAGGAGGACCAGTGCAAGCTGCGGGAGGCGATGCAAAAGAAATCACTCTACTG GCTGATGGACGCTGACCGCAAGCGGCTGTGGGAGAAGCGTTACTACTGCCACGCAGCACCCGGCGCGCTGCCCATGCTGCTGGCCAGTGCGCCCAGCTGGGAGTGGGCCTGCCTGCCCGACATCTATGCCCTGCTCAGCCAGTGGACCTACATGAGCCACCAGGATGCCCTGGGGCTCCTCCACGCCAC GTTCCCAGACCAGGAGGTGAGGAGGACAGCCGTGCAGTGGATCGACTCCATCTCTGACACTGAGCTGCTGGACTACCTGCCCCAGCTGGTCCAG GCCCTGAAGTACGAGTGCTACCTGGACAGCCCGCTGGTGCGCTTCCTCATGAAGCGAGCGATCTGTGACCTGAAGATAACGCACTACTTTttctg gctGCTGAAGGATGGCCTCAAGGACTCCCAGTTCAGCATCCGCTACCAGTACctcctggcagctctgctctgctgctgcggGAAGGGGCTGCGGGAAGAGTTTGACCGGCAGTGCCTGCTCGTCAGCACGCTGGCCAGGTTGGCCCAGCAAGTGCGGGATGCCGCCCCGTCCGCACGCCAG GGCATCCTCCGCGAGGGGCTGGAGGACGTGAAGCAGTTCTTCAAGGCCAACGGGTCGTGCCGGCTGCcgctcagccccagcctgctggtgaAGGGGATCGTGCCCCGG GACTGCTCCTATTTCAACTCCAACGCAGTCCCCCTGAAGCTCTCCTTCCAGAACGTTGATCCCCTTGGGGAAAACATCCGAGTCATCTTCAAG TGCGGTGATGACCTGCGGCAGGACATGCTGACGCTGCAGATGATCCGGATCATGAACAAGATCTGGGTGCAGGAGGGGCTGGACATGCGCATGGTCATTTTCCGCTGCTTCTCCACCGGCCGTGGACGAG GCATGGTGGAGATGATCCCCAACGCCGAGACCCTACGCAAAATCCAGGTGGAGCACGGCGTGACGGGCTCCTTCAAAGACCGGCCGCTGGCAGACTGGCTGCAGAAACACAACCCCGAGGAGGATGAGTACGAGAAG gcCGTGGAAAACTTCATCTATTCCTGCGCTGGCTGCTGCGTGGCCACCTACGTGCTGGGGATCTGCGACCGGCACAATGACAACATCATGCTCAAGACCACCGGCCACATGTTTCACATCGACTTCGGCAGGTTCCTGGGCCATGCGCAGATGTTCGGCAACATCAAGAG gGACCGGGCACCGTTCGTCTTCACTTCGGACATGGCGTACGTCATCAACGGTGGGGACAAGCCCTCCAGCCGCTTCCATGACTTCGTCGACCTGTGCTGCCAGGCCTACAACCTGATCCGCAAGCACACCCACCTCTTCCTCAACCTGCTGGGGCTG ATGCTGTCCTGTGGCATCCCTGAGCTCTCCGACCTGGAGGACCTCAAGTACGTCTATGATGCCCTGAGGCCACAGGACTCTGATGCCGATGCCACCACCTACTTCACCAG GTTGATCGAGTCCAGCCTGGGCAGCGTGGCCACCAAACTCAACTTCTTCATCCACAACCTGGCGCAGATGAAGTTCACGGGCTCCGACGCCCGCCCGACCCTCTCCTTCGCCCCCCGCACACACACCATCAAGACGTCTGGCCGGATCCACGACGTCTTCCTCTGCCGTCACGAGAGGGTCTTCAACCCCAGCAAGGGCTAC ACCTACATAGTGAAGGTGCAGCGGGAGAGCCCGGGCGAGGTGGCCTTCGTGCAGCGCACCTTTGAAGAGTTCCAGGAGCTCCACAACAAGCTGcgcctcctcttcccttcctcacTGCTGCCCAG CTTCCCCAGCAGGTTCATCATCGGACGGTCGCGGGGCGAAGCGGTGGCCGAGCGGCGGAAGGAGGAGTTGAATGGCTACATCTGGCACCTCATCCATGCTGCCCCTGAAGTGGCAGAG TGCGACCTCATCTACACCTTCTTCCACCCCCTGCCACGGGACGAGAAGGCGGCTGGCACCAACCCAACCCCGAAGCCAGCAG aTGCCACATGGGCTCGGCCTGTGGGGAAGGTCGGTGGAGAGGTGAAGCTCTCCATCTCCTACAAGAACAATAAGCTCTTCATCATGGTGATGCACATCAGGGGGCTG CCACCGTTGCAGGATGGCAATGACCCTGACCCTTATGTCAAGACCTACCTGCTGCCcgacccccaaaaaacaaccaagagGAAAACCAAAGTGGCCCGAAAAACCTGCAACCCCACCTACAATGAGATG ctggtCTACGACGGGATCCCCAGGGGGGACCTGCAGCAGCGGGAGCTGCGCCTGAGCGTGCTGAGCGAGGAAGGCTTCTGGGAAAACATCCTCCTCGGGGAGGTCGGTATCCGCCTGCGGGACCTCGACCTGGCGCAGGAGAAGATGGGCTGGTTCGCCCTGGGATCCCGCGGCCACGGCACCCTCTGA